A single genomic interval of Bacteroidales bacterium harbors:
- a CDS encoding alkaline phosphatase family protein — MKLRHILLAILLFFKLELLFSQTKNVVVVIIDGARYTETFGDPAHTYIPKMAALAEEGTIISEFYNDGITYTSRAVPALWCGLWTDVIGINYQGSNTQYTVDPSLFEYFRKQKNQPDTKCIYELKYVSSLWLQSFHNEYGSDYWPYTVSQNYSDEDVVIQAKADMATYQPQLLWVYLANVDSEGHSDVWENYTGAIKTADSLVFRLWDFIQNDPFYKDNTTLLVTNDHGRHTDDFSGHGCGCEGCKHIMFLAIGPDVKQNYISDTYRVLPDFAVTASLLLDVDMEYATGSVAQEIFLPGTDINSVNETEIRITDKFCSFKLTQEQFVSIKIYDVQGRTIKNIESQMFNSGYNEINYELNNLHGIFFIQLSGKTINHTQKVYLQ, encoded by the coding sequence ATGAAACTAAGACATATCCTATTAGCAATCCTACTATTTTTCAAATTAGAACTGTTGTTCTCCCAAACAAAAAATGTGGTTGTTGTCATTATTGACGGAGCAAGATATACAGAAACATTCGGAGATCCTGCACATACTTATATTCCTAAAATGGCAGCACTGGCAGAGGAAGGAACCATAATTTCTGAATTCTATAATGACGGCATTACTTATACATCAAGAGCTGTCCCGGCTTTATGGTGCGGATTATGGACGGATGTAATAGGTATTAATTATCAAGGTTCAAATACACAATATACCGTTGATCCTTCATTATTTGAATATTTCAGAAAACAAAAAAATCAACCGGATACAAAATGTATTTATGAATTAAAGTATGTCAGTTCACTTTGGTTACAAAGTTTTCATAATGAATACGGTTCGGATTATTGGCCTTATACAGTCAGTCAAAATTATTCTGATGAAGATGTTGTTATTCAAGCCAAGGCAGATATGGCTACATACCAACCCCAATTATTATGGGTGTATTTGGCAAATGTCGACTCTGAAGGACACAGCGATGTTTGGGAGAACTATACCGGAGCTATAAAAACTGCTGACAGTCTTGTTTTTAGATTATGGGATTTCATTCAAAATGATCCTTTTTATAAAGACAATACAACTCTATTGGTTACAAATGACCACGGCAGACATACAGATGATTTTTCCGGGCATGGTTGCGGTTGTGAAGGTTGCAAGCATATTATGTTTCTGGCTATTGGACCTGATGTTAAACAAAATTATATATCCGATACTTATCGAGTTCTTCCTGATTTTGCCGTAACAGCATCCTTACTTCTTGATGTAGATATGGAATATGCGACCGGTTCAGTTGCACAAGAAATATTTCTTCCGGGAACGGATATAAATTCTGTAAATGAAACGGAGATTAGAATTACCGATAAGTTTTGTTCGTTTAAGCTTACGCAAGAACAATTTGTAAGCATTAAAATATACGATGTACAAGGCAGAACAATTAAAAATATTGAATCACAAATGTTTAATTCGGGCTATAATGAAATTAATTACGAATTAAATAATCTGCACGGCATTTTCTTTATTCAACTTTCAGGTAAAACGATTAATCATACGCAAAAAGTATATTTGCAATAA